In one Ochotona princeps isolate mOchPri1 chromosome 16, mOchPri1.hap1, whole genome shotgun sequence genomic region, the following are encoded:
- the RDH13 gene encoding retinol dehydrogenase 13: MSRYVLPLSVLGTAVGGAALLKDYVAGGACPSKATIPGKTVIVTGANTGIGKQTALELARRGGRVILACRDKDKCEAAAKDIRGETLNHRVSARHLDLASLKSVREFAARVVEEEERVDILINNAAVMRCPHWTTEDGFEMQFGVNHLGHFLLTNLLLDKLKASAPSRIINLSSLAHVAGHIDFDDLNWQARRYDTKAAYCQSKLAVVLFTKELSRRLQGTGVTANALHPGVARTELGRHTGMHSSAFSSLTLGPIFWLLVKSPQLAAQPSTYLAVAEELEGVSGKYFDGLREKAAAPEAEDEEVARRLWAESARLVGLEAPGESLVRGQSTTK, translated from the exons ATGAGCCGCTACGTGCTGCCGCTGTCGGTGCTGGGCACGGCGGTGGGCGGCGCCGCGCTGCTCAA GGACTATGTGGCTGGCGGAGCGTGCCCCAGCAAGGCCACCATCCCCGGGAAGACGGTGATCGTGACGGGCGCCAACACTGGCATCGGGAAGCAGACGGCCCTGGAGCTGGCCAGAAGAG GAGGCAGGGTCATCCTGGCATGTCGGGACAAGGACAAGTGTGAGGCAGCGGCCAAGGACATCCGTGGGGAGACCCTCAACCACCGCGTCAGCGCCCGCCACCTGGACCTGGCTTCCCTCAAGTCTGTCCGCGAGTTTGCTGCGAGGGTCGTGGAAG AGGAGGAGCGAGTGGACATTCTCATCAACAACGCTGCTGTGATGCGCTGCCCACACTGGACCACTGAGGATGGCTTTGAGATGCAGTTTGGGGTCAACCACCTGG GTCACTTCCTCCTGACCAATTTGCTGCTGGACAAGCTGAAGGCCTCGGCCCCCTCGCGGATCATCAACCTCTCATCCCTGGCCCATGTGGCTGGCCACATTGACTTTGATGACCTGAACTGGCAGGCACGGAGGTATGACACCAAAGCTGCCTACTGTCAGAGCAAGCTGGCTGTGGTCCTCTTCACCAAGGAATTGAGCCGCCGGCTGCAAG gcacaggTGTGACCGCCAACGCCCTGCATCCTGGCGTGGCCCGGACAGAGCTGGGCCGACACACAGGCATGCACAGCTCCGCCTTCTCCAGCCTCACACTCG GGCCCATCTTCTGGCTGCTGGTCAAGAGCCCCCAGCTGGCGGCCCAACCCAGCACGTACCTAGCGGTGGCGGAGGAACTCGAGGGAGTTTCTGGAAAGTACTTCGATGGACTTCGAGAGAAGGCTGCAGCCCCGGAGGCGGAGGATGAGGAGGTGGCCCGGAGGCTCTGGGCTGAGAGTGCTCGTCTGGTGGGCTTGGAGGCACCTGGTGAATCCTTGGTGAGGGGACAGTCCACCACCAAGTAA